A window of Candidatus Neomarinimicrobiota bacterium genomic DNA:
GTTCTAATTTTCCCGCGAACATGACCAAGAGACCTTGTCCAAATAAAATGGCAAATCGGTAAAAGGTATTTCGAATGCCAATCATCCAAGCTTGATCGTGGGATGAAAGGGCGTGCATATAAAATCCATCGGCGGCAATATCATGGGTGGCAGAACTGAATGCCAATAACCAGAAGAATGCCATGGTATATTTAAGTGGATCAGATGAAGGAATCGTAAAAGCAACGCCCGCTAATCCAGCGCCGATTAAAACTTGCATAATTACAATCCAAAATCGTTTGGTACGGAAAATATCTACAATGGGACTCCAGATCGGTTTAATCACCCATGGTAAGTATAACCAACTGGTATAGAGGGCAATATCTGTATTGGACAGACCCAAATTTTTATACATGATAACGGAAACGATCATCACCATGGCATATGGAAGTCCCTCTGCAAAATAAAGAGAAGGCACCCATGCCCATATTTGTTTTTTTGATTGCTGATTCATGATGAATATATTGTTTTCAATTTAGTAAGGGGATAATAATGATTCAGTATTTCATCTACAGCGCATTTGGAAAATGCCATTCCCAAGGCACCAATCTGGCAAAGTCCCACACCGTGACCCCATCCTTTTCCATGAAGTATGAAATTCCCTTTATCATTTTTTTCAATCGTAAATGCAGAACTGAATAAAAATGAGGGTGACATAATATTACGAATTTCATATTCAGATTGAATTACAATGGACTGCAGGATGTCTTGAGAATCTTTGTACTCAATTCTTAGATTGATAATTCGACCGGAATCCCCGATTCTCTCCGGTATTAAATGTACAATTTTGGCCGATTCTATATTTCTTTTATCCTTTAAAGATTGAATTAATTCGCCTTGGGTCGCTTCGTATCTCCAGCGGTAGTATTGGCCTTTTTCATCCACATTGCCCATATACTTTTTGAGTGATTCTTCCGGCACAATTTCCGGACTGCAAAAGGCAACGCCCGAATTATTCACATCTTTAATGGAAACCAAATAGGGGATAGAGTCTCCCGCCCAAACATTCTCAAAATTCTCGGTGATGCCACCGCATGATTTTGAATAACGGGCATCACAAATTTTATCATCATGCACAATCACTTGGCCGAAGGTATCATCGGCACTTTGGATGGAAGCTTCAGAACAATTGGCCATTCCTTGATATCGTTGGCAGCAATCATCGTTACAAATGTCAAAGCCAAGATGGCGGTGTTTTTGTTCAATATTGGCCAAAAACCAGGAGCGCGCTACAATCGTTTGGGCCTTCAAAAATTCCGATGGACATTGAGCGCTCATTTCGGAAGTGGCAACGCATTTGAGATATTGTTCTAA
This region includes:
- a CDS encoding SpoIID/LytB domain-containing protein; amino-acid sequence: MENTMLTTGLIPNKEPLIRVGLIFPEDNITSLQISFSDSQCFEIETGDRLHPSCKNNDQINLNLVDGKLIIPELEIEDSAFKIIPSIFHKNPFITLDGITAGRGFHWEKKISASYWGTLEFTVIDGKFMAVNELPLEQYLKCVATSEMSAQCPSEFLKAQTIVARSWFLANIEQKHRHLGFDICNDDCCQRYQGMANCSEASIQSADDTFGQVIVHDDKICDARYSKSCGGITENFENVWAGDSIPYLVSIKDVNNSGVAFCSPEIVPEESLKKYMGNVDEKGQYYRWRYEATQGELIQSLKDKRNIESAKIVHLIPERIGDSGRIINLRIEYKDSQDILQSIVIQSEYEIRNIMSPSFLFSSAFTIEKNDKGNFILHGKGWGHGVGLCQIGALGMAFSKCAVDEILNHYYPLTKLKTIYSS